The window CCGTTAGGATGAAAAGGGGTGTTGTATCGGTGGTGTCGCGCTCGTCAGGGTCATGGACAAGCCCTGGAATTTGGCCCAGACGGCTTTGATTTTTTGCCAGTGTCTGAAGTACTCGCCGCAGACCTTTAATGAGTTTCTGGTCTCCGCTGGCGAGGATGCCCAGCGACGAAATCATCATGTCACGGGTGTAGGACTCTGGATAGCCCCAGCCGGCCGTTCTGGGCAGCGATTGATATGGCCCTCCGCGAAAATTGTGTAGCAGGACATCTGTTGCTGCTTGCTTGGCCTCTTCTACTAAGGCAAGCTGTTCCGGTTTCATATCAGGATAACCCCAATCTCTCGGAAACGATCTTGACGAAGTTTTTGGATACAACGCGATAGTCATAATTTTCCACCACCCGCTTGCGTCCTGCTTCGCCCATGCGCTGGCGAAGCTTAGCATCCTGCATCAGCTTCTTCAAATACTCCGCAAGATCATGCACGCTGGCCCGGTAATCGACTGTATGGGGAACCTTGAACACCACCCGATGTCTCGGCTCGTAGCCGGATTCTTCGCCAACCAGGGCCTCTTTGAGCACCACTTCCTGAGCCACGCTGGCCAGAAAGGCGGTCTTCTCGTGAACCATCGTTTCCGTTAGCGACATGGCATCGATGCTGATAACGGGCTTACCGCATGCTCCAGCCTCTATCTGAGGCATGCCGAATCCCTCCAGCCGTGAAGGCGCAGCGTAGATATCGCAGGCTGCCATGAGGAAGGGCATGAAGTTGCGTGAAACGATGCTGTTGAGATAAATAACATTCTTTTCGATGCCCAGAGAAGAGGCCAATTGCAGGTCCATCAAGTTCTGATGCGTTGTCCGGGGTTGCGGCCAGACTTTGCACACATATTTCCAGTCGCACGCTTTCTTATCGATAGTCGCCAGCGCTTGCATCACTTCCTGGGCGCCTTTGGAAGCCGCATCCCCGCCAACGGTAAGGATCATCAGCTGATCGGGAGAAATGCCAAGCGCCTCCCGGATGAGAGAAACCTTTGGGTCCTTCTTTTCGCGGGGGATGAAGGCGGCGGTATCGATGCCTACCGGTAAGACCTCCATGTTCTTGCCGGTGAGGCCCCCTCGGATGTAGGTCTCTTTCACCCACTGAGATGTCGTCAGGATAAGCGGCAGGGAGTCCAGCGTCTCCTGGTAGTTGGCAATATAGCCATCGGCAACCACCCAGGGAATCGGCAGAACACCGTAGCGTTGAGGATGGAGCACTAGGTCTGGCGTATGCCCCCAGTATCCCACACCTACCACCACATCCGGTTTAAACCAGCGGTAATACCATTCTTTCTCTTGGGGGGCGACCGGATTAACAGGATAGGCGTCAACGCCAAGTTCCTTGAGGCCCCGGTAGAGCATATCGCCCTGGGTGGCCAATCCGCCGGGCGAGGGTGGATACTCATACTGAACCAGTACTTTCATTGCTCCTTCCTTTCCTTACTCAACATTCATCCATTTCTGCAATTCAACAGCAGACTGAAAGCACCAGAAGGCTTCCTGCCGCTGGACGATCTCAGCTTCGTAGCTATCAGGAGAGAAGCCATAGAGTTCAGTGATGAGGCGATACTTCTGCCGCCAGATATCCTCAGGGATATCGATGATTCGATGGGCGGTCTTGACGGGGCGAGGCAGATAGCGTTTATCGCCATCCTCATAAGCGAACATCCATATCTGGGTGACGGAAAGGTTCCCCCTGATCCAGAGGGCGGCAACAGCTCGGCTGGTCTCTTCATGGCGAAGATGTCGGGTATATTCCCCATGCGGACTGTGTGTCAGGATGAGGTCGAAATGCGTTTTGGGCAATAAGGAAAGGATCATCTGTTCGACTTCTAACCCCGGGAGTGGCTGTTGATGCGGACTGTCATCGAGATCGCCGATACTACCTTTAGCTGCGAGTACTCGGAGCACTCGTCCGAATTTCGGAGCTCGATCCGGATCACTTGCACGACATAGTGATATCACCTGCCACTGCCACTCCGGGTGCATAAGTATTGTGCCTCCGGCCCAGATCGTTTCATCGTCTGGGTGAGCCACAATGACTGCGGTCCTGGTCATTTTACCCATCTTCGTTTTCGGGTTTGATGGTATTATACCACCCTGGTGAACGACAGTGTACCTATATTTCCAGTATTCCCCCCGGATTTTCCATCCCGACGTGGTCCGGACCTCAAATCCCCGATCGCGGTCAAGGGTTGAGTCAGACTTACTCAGCACCCCACTAGGGCGGAAATGATTTCATGCACGAATATCGAAGTCAATCATCGTGTAGATGGTTGACGGGAAAGGGCTGTCCGATGTAAATTATCGAGGATGTTAACATCCGCAGAACCCTGGCAGGAGGAGCCAATGACATACCAGGACGCGCAGGCAAAAAGTGAGAGAAGTCTCGTTGAGAGACTGAAAGACCGCTTTCAAAGGCTGGGAAAGGGCGAGTGGAGATCTGCGCCGAAGCTTTTTCGTGATGCTGAAGCCAAGCCAGATCCAGTCTCAGTTGATCGCTTTAAGTAGGATACAACCTTATTACTCCCGTTCATGCCATCTTTGCATACCTGGCACGATGTGGCATATGTAGTTGAGTCTGCCCTAATTGTTTTCAATCCACTCTGTCAGACTGCTGGACCACACATCGGCGATTGATTCTTCCAGTGTTGCCTGTCGTGGGGCTCGCACGTTCAGAATCGATTCCATGGTGCGGTCATCGAAGGTGGTGAGAAAATGGCATTGTTTGCGGAATTTCAGGAGGGTGAAGCGCTCCCCGCCGTAGATGACGTGGTCGATCTTTCGGCCGTGAGGCTCCAGATGCTCTCGGGCGTGGGCGCAAACCCGGGTGAAGAACATCTCCATCTGCTTCTCCCGGTGTCTTTCGAAGCGCTGCGCCGAAGAACCTCCCTGTCTGTGACGGCCGTGAACCAGGCCCGTTCCCACTTTGCTGGACAGGCGTTTCTCCCCCTCAAATACACCGATGGCATAGTCCCCCAGGCGGACCAGGATCAGGGCAATCAGCAGGTCCCGTCCCAGCAGCGAACGCAAAGCTCCGACGTCGTAACCGGGGGATACCCTTCTTTCCCCGATGGGGAATGGCGGCAGCACCAGGCATCGATGGGTTTGCCCCCAGAAAAGGATGGCGCCTGTTTTCGACTTGGTGATCCGCTCGGCAAGATCGGGAGGAGCCTCACCTTCTCCGGGCAGGATTTCAAACGCCTTCTGTAGTTCGGATGCGGAAAAATCGGCAGGGATGTAGAGAGACGTAGCTGGACCGGTGGCAGCCTCCACCTCGTTCAGGAAGCGGAGCATCCGGGATCGATTCATGGTGCGATGTTGGGGTATTAACATAGGCATTCTGTGTGCGGTTATCTAGCGATCCCATTACATCTTCACTACGGTCACCCCATCCCCACCTTCTCCCTGCTCTCCCGGCCGGAACGATTTGACCAGCGGGTGCGAAGTAAGCATGTCCCGCACGATCTGACGAACCGTGCCCGTTCCGTACCCATGAATGATGCGCGCCTCGGGGACGCCGGAGAGCGAGGCATCGTTGAGGTAG is drawn from Dehalococcoidia bacterium and contains these coding sequences:
- a CDS encoding glycosyltransferase family 4 protein: MKVLVQYEYPPSPGGLATQGDMLYRGLKELGVDAYPVNPVAPQEKEWYYRWFKPDVVVGVGYWGHTPDLVLHPQRYGVLPIPWVVADGYIANYQETLDSLPLILTTSQWVKETYIRGGLTGKNMEVLPVGIDTAAFIPREKKDPKVSLIREALGISPDQLMILTVGGDAASKGAQEVMQALATIDKKACDWKYVCKVWPQPRTTHQNLMDLQLASSLGIEKNVIYLNSIVSRNFMPFLMAACDIYAAPSRLEGFGMPQIEAGACGKPVISIDAMSLTETMVHEKTAFLASVAQEVVLKEALVGEESGYEPRHRVVFKVPHTVDYRASVHDLAEYLKKLMQDAKLRQRMGEAGRKRVVENYDYRVVSKNFVKIVSERLGLS
- a CDS encoding PIG-L family deacetylase; the protein is MGKMTRTAVIVAHPDDETIWAGGTILMHPEWQWQVISLCRASDPDRAPKFGRVLRVLAAKGSIGDLDDSPHQQPLPGLEVEQMILSLLPKTHFDLILTHSPHGEYTRHLRHEETSRAVAALWIRGNLSVTQIWMFAYEDGDKRYLPRPVKTAHRIIDIPEDIWRQKYRLITELYGFSPDSYEAEIVQRQEAFWCFQSAVELQKWMNVE
- a CDS encoding Vms1/Ankzf1 family peptidyl-tRNA hydrolase produces the protein MPMLIPQHRTMNRSRMLRFLNEVEAATGPATSLYIPADFSASELQKAFEILPGEGEAPPDLAERITKSKTGAILFWGQTHRCLVLPPFPIGERRVSPGYDVGALRSLLGRDLLIALILVRLGDYAIGVFEGEKRLSSKVGTGLVHGRHRQGGSSAQRFERHREKQMEMFFTRVCAHAREHLEPHGRKIDHVIYGGERFTLLKFRKQCHFLTTFDDRTMESILNVRAPRQATLEESIADVWSSSLTEWIENN